A genomic segment from Syntrophorhabdaceae bacterium encodes:
- the istB gene encoding IS21-like element helper ATPase IstB, with translation MIDHHLAEQLRKLRLGGFTESLDLRLAQAKNEDLPYMTFLSLVIQDEIERREAKKLTQRIRQASFEEQKTLEGFDFAFNPRIKRGIVTDLATCLFIEKKEHVLVYGLPGVGKTHLAQALGHEACRRGHTTLFVKSAKMLRSLYAARADHSWERQLKKYVRPDLLIIDDFGLTVLTPIQAEDFYEVVTERHLHSSILITSNRPPEDWVGLFPDPVMANSALDRLSHHAHHIMVDEGDTYRRKLNPRNNK, from the coding sequence ATGATCGACCATCATCTTGCTGAACAGCTGCGGAAGTTAAGGCTCGGGGGGTTCACAGAGAGCCTTGATTTAAGGCTCGCCCAAGCGAAGAACGAGGACCTTCCCTATATGACCTTCCTCTCCCTCGTCATCCAGGACGAGATAGAACGCAGAGAGGCGAAGAAACTCACTCAGAGGATCCGGCAGGCGTCGTTCGAGGAACAGAAGACTCTCGAGGGGTTCGACTTCGCCTTCAATCCCCGGATCAAAAGGGGGATCGTGACGGACCTTGCAACCTGCCTTTTTATAGAGAAAAAAGAGCATGTTCTCGTCTATGGGCTTCCGGGCGTCGGGAAGACGCATCTCGCCCAGGCGCTCGGACATGAGGCGTGCAGGCGGGGACACACGACGCTCTTCGTCAAATCGGCGAAGATGCTCCGCAGTCTCTATGCGGCGCGGGCGGACCACTCGTGGGAGAGGCAGCTGAAGAAATACGTCAGGCCCGATCTTCTCATCATCGACGACTTCGGGCTGACGGTACTGACACCGATCCAGGCGGAGGACTTCTATGAGGTCGTGACGGAACGTCATCTTCACTCGTCAATCCTCATAACAAGCAACCGGCCGCCTGAGGACTGGGTGGGACTCTTCCCGGACCCGGTGATGGCGAACTCGGCGCTCGACCGGCTAAGCCACCATGCCCATCATATTATGGTTGATGAAGGAGACACATACAGGAGGAAATTGAACCCGAGGAATAACAAATAA